A single window of Drosophila santomea strain STO CAGO 1482 unplaced genomic scaffold, Prin_Dsan_1.1 Segkk83_quiver_pilon_scaf, whole genome shotgun sequence DNA harbors:
- the LOC120457837 gene encoding sialin isoform X1, which translates to MYNLSGSYTSPQDDVLSERAPPSRQLRDKIPARLVLYFLSWSGFLVSFMMRNDMNFALVAMMSNDNSTKKQSVNESQQILGSGTDDQRTIVKSVIISSFYWCYVLSQVVGGVATELFGTKCVFGWSQLATALCSFMMPSAGQLHYIAVIVLRSIQGFASGLTWPAMYAIVGYWIPLTERSRFMSSFQGFSIGIGLTYPLCGFILSEWGWPYIFYTTGTLGLGWCILWYLLAFNTPREHPRIAEDELNYIELNVRNEVNSNVKIKVPWLQIFKSIPAWAIAVTTFGRIFLHYIFIVNGPTFMGSVLKFNFETNGFLSGVPFICSYISSVFFCYIADKIVLYKVLSLSNVRKVFTALSQIIPGVLIYCIGYIDNVYILLTVWFIAVIFITASYAGAMANIIDLAPNHGHSAAVLAFCQTIHMSASFISPLTAGFIVTQEDSIDQWRRVFEVSAIISILTYLIYQCFGTAEIQTWNKGIPVDDDDSDEGKVLSTVKDNFDNTVGPI; encoded by the exons aCAAAATTCCAGCGCGTTTGGTGCTTTATTTCCTGTCGTGGTCTGGCTTTCTGGTCTCTTTTATGATGCGCAATGATATGAATTTTGCATTGGTAGCAATGATGTCGAACGACAATTCAACAAAAAAGCAATCTGTTAACGAATCGCAGCAAATTCTg gGTAGTGGCACTGATGACCAAAGAACAATAGTGAAATCTGTTATTATAAGTTCTTTCTATTGGTGCTATGTGTTATCCCAGGTGGTTGGAGGGGTTGCCACAGAATTGTTTGGAACCAAGTGCGTATTTGGATGGTCACAGTTAGCAACAGCTTTATGTAGTTTTATGATGCCGTCAGCCGGACAATTACATTACATAGCTGTTATTGTGTTACGGTCTATTCAGGGATTTGCCTCCGGTTTGACGTGGCCTGCCATGTATGCAATAGTTGGATATTGGATACCCCTTACGGAACGTTCACGTTTTATGTCAAGCTTTCAAGGTTTTAGCATTGGTATTGGTTTAACGTATCCGTTGTGCGGATTTATTTTATCAGAATGGGGTTGGccttatattttttatactaCTGGTACTTTAGGGCTTGGATGGTGTATACTATGGTATTTACTTGCTTTTAATACACCACGCGAGCACCCTCGTATTGCTGAAGatgaattaaattatatagaactTAACGTAAGAAACGAGGTAAACAGCAATGTCAAAATTAAAGTCCCTTGGCTGCAAATATTCAAATCCATACCTGCTTGGGCAATTGCTGTAACAACTTTTGGTCGAATATTTCttcattacatttttattgttaatgGTCCGACATTTATGGGAagtgttttaaaatttaattttgaaacaAATGGTTTTCTTTCTGGAGTTCCATTTATTTGCTCATATATAtcatcagtttttttttgttatattgCCGACAAAATAGTATTGTATAAGGTTTTAAGTCTTTCTAATGTAAGAAAAGTATTTACTGCTCTATCACAAATTATTCCAGGGGTGTTAATATACTGTATCGGTTATATAGACAATGTGTACATTTTGTTAACGGTATGGTTTATAGCGGTGATATTTATTACTGCATCTTATGCTGGAGCTATGGCCAATATAATTGACTTAGCGCCAAATCATGGTCATTCCGCCGCTGTTTTAGCATTTTGCCAAACAATTCATATGTCTGCGTCCTTTATATCTCCACTGACGGCTGGATTTATCGTCACACAAGAG GACTCTATTGATCAATGGCGAAGAGTGTTTGAGGTGTCCGCAATTATTTCAATACTGACGTATCTAATCTATCAATGTTTCGGGACTGCAGAAATACAGACGTGGAATAAAGGGATACCAGTAGATGATGATGATTCAGATGAAGGAAAGGTTTTATCGACAGTAAAGGATAATTTCGATAATACCGTTGgaccaatttaa